One window from the genome of Streptomyces sp. WZ-12 encodes:
- a CDS encoding Vgb family protein produces MPHHSTVSISEFAVSDGAAGPYGIAAGADGALWFTLVHHGRIGRLAPDGAVTSYPLASASSGPSLITAGPDDALWFTEFRAHRIGRITTSGDITSFPLPTPDAGPFGITTGPDGALWFTETNADRIGRITPDGNVTEFPLPLTGAFPSAIATGPDDRLWFTMNQANAIGAIGLDGDVTVHPLPTPASAPVGITAGADGAMWFVEIGAGRIGRIAPDGKLDEFALPDSGSRPHAIATDADGTCWFTEWGANRIGRITPDGHIDEHPLPTPSSEPHGITQGPDGAMWTALEIGTLARLTTV; encoded by the coding sequence ATGCCACATCACTCGACCGTTTCGATCTCCGAATTCGCCGTCTCCGACGGTGCGGCCGGCCCCTACGGAATCGCCGCCGGAGCAGACGGCGCCCTGTGGTTCACCCTGGTCCATCACGGCCGGATCGGCCGGCTCGCGCCCGACGGCGCCGTCACCTCCTACCCACTCGCATCGGCGTCGAGCGGACCCTCGCTCATCACCGCGGGGCCGGACGACGCCCTGTGGTTCACCGAGTTCCGCGCCCACCGGATCGGCCGCATCACCACGTCCGGAGACATCACCTCGTTCCCGCTACCAACCCCGGACGCCGGGCCGTTCGGGATCACTACGGGCCCCGACGGCGCGCTGTGGTTCACCGAAACCAACGCCGACCGGATCGGCCGCATCACGCCCGACGGGAACGTCACCGAGTTCCCCCTCCCCCTCACCGGAGCCTTCCCGTCAGCCATCGCCACCGGCCCGGACGACCGCCTCTGGTTCACGATGAACCAGGCGAACGCGATCGGCGCCATCGGGCTCGACGGCGATGTCACCGTCCACCCGCTCCCCACCCCGGCGAGCGCCCCCGTCGGCATCACCGCGGGCGCCGATGGCGCCATGTGGTTCGTCGAGATCGGTGCCGGTCGGATCGGCCGGATCGCGCCGGACGGAAAGCTCGACGAATTCGCCCTGCCGGACAGCGGGTCACGCCCCCATGCCATCGCCACCGACGCCGACGGCACCTGCTGGTTCACCGAGTGGGGAGCCAACCGCATCGGCCGCATCACCCCCGACGGCCACATCGACGAACACCCCCTCCCCACCCCGTCCTCGGAACCCCACGGCATCACCCAAGGACCGGACGGCGCCATGTGGACCGCCCTCGAAATCGGCACGCTCGCACGCCTCACCACCGTCTGA